The following are encoded in a window of Hevea brasiliensis isolate MT/VB/25A 57/8 unplaced genomic scaffold, ASM3005281v1 Scaf236, whole genome shotgun sequence genomic DNA:
- the LOC110660220 gene encoding LOW QUALITY PROTEIN: auxin-responsive protein SAUR62 (The sequence of the model RefSeq protein was modified relative to this genomic sequence to represent the inferred CDS: substituted 1 base at 1 genomic stop codon), whose protein sequence is MITAKKLLNLARKWQKLAAISRKRITLPQTIASIDPRSPNTPTEVKKGHFVEYSADKKCFLLPLEYLNNEIIRELFNMAEEXFGLPATEHLTLTCDAKLMEYVIILIKQNVTRDVEKALLTSIASGCFSSSLHLQHQPTIHQLPICSF, encoded by the coding sequence ATGATCACTGCCAAGAAGCTTCTGAATTTGGCAAGGAAATGGCAGAAGCTAGCTGCTATCAGTCGAAAAAGAATCACGTTGCCACAAACCATTGCAAGCATAGATCCAAGAAGTCCTAACACACCAACAGAGGTCAAGAAAGGCCATTTTGTTGAGTACTCTGCTGATAAAAAATGCTTTTTGCTTCCTTTGGAATATCTTAACaatgaaattattagagagctatTCAACATGGCAGAAGAATAGTTCGGATTACCAGCCACAGAGCATCTTACATTGACATGTGATGCAAAGCTTATGGaatatgtaattattttgatcaAACAGAATGTTACCAGAGATGTGGAGAAAGCATTGTTGACGTCTATAGCTAGTGGCTGTTTTTCATCATCTTTGCATCTCCAACATCAACCAACAATCCATCAATTACCAATTTGCAGTTTCTGA
- the LOC131168754 gene encoding 60S ribosomal protein L23a-like, protein MGAAKADATKKNDPKAQAVKAAKAVKSGPTFKKKAKKIRTKVTFHRPKTLKKERNPKYPRISAPPRNKLDHYQILKYPLTTESAMKKIEDNNTLVFIVDIRADKKKIKDAVKKMYDIHTKKVNTLIRPDGTKKAYVRLTPDYDALDVANKIGII, encoded by the exons ATGGGTGCGGCTAAAG CTGATGCTACCAAAAAGAATGATCCAAAGGCGCAAGCCGTCAAAGCTGCCAAGGCTGTGAAATCAGGACCAACATTTAAGAAGAAAGCTAAGAAGATCAGGACAAAGGTCACATTTCACCGGCCCAAGACATTGAAGAAGGAGAGAAACCCAAAGTATCCTCGCATCAGCGCACCACCAAGAAACAAGTTGGACCACTATCAGATTCTGAAGTATCCACTAACTACTGAGTCTGCCATGAAGAAGATTGAGGACAACAACACACTTGTGTTTATTGTTGACATTCGTGCTGACAAGAAGAAGATCAAAGATGCAGTGAAGAAGATGTATGACATTCACACCAAGAAAGTCAATACTTTGATCAG GCCTGATGGAACTAAGAAGGCATATGTAAGGTTGACTCCAGATTATGATGCCTTGGATGTGGCAAACAAGATTGGCATCATCTAA
- the LOC110660230 gene encoding ankyrin repeat-containing protein BDA1: MVSLIIKVILILDNKNSTACLLDWFMSMDQRLTEAAQIQDIGERLRQAARAGDIDALYALIREDARVLERVDEVPFVDTPLHIAASAGHIQFAMEIVNLKASFTRKLNPDGFSPMHLALQNEDMVMVMWLIDVDGSLVRVKGKGGFTPLHHAAENGNLSILRECFTGCPESIKDVTFQGDTALHIAVKKHQKDAFEFLLMEWLRSSSFEDADFWEVELLNWKNKEGKTVLHIAASEDRWEDRHQVLKMLLGCHARTDIKDLAGLTAMEILKGQVGLTEKQIWNMQVAGARLSFPLILLHILYKRVISSLILLYKSVISPRHSVRQEARTSRLKSRSWVWKLFRRRKWKSSERRNTELLVDTLILTAMYQASLSPPGGLWQGTADINLPIRVSNSSTSVATSPHFTGTSVMSRTNLLTFCIAFTGLFTLNSLANNFKSYARL, translated from the exons ATGGTGAGCTTGATTATAAAAGTTATTTTGATACTtgataataaaaattcaacag CTTGCTTGCTCGATTGGTTCATGAGTATGGACCAGAGGTTGACTGAGGCGGCTCAAATACAAGATATTGGTGAGAGATTGAGGCAGGCCGCTCGAGCAGGAGATATTGACGCGTTGTATGCTCTAATCCGTGAAGATGCTCGTGTTTTGGAACGTGTCGATGAGGTGCCTTTTGTTGACACTCCATTGCATATAGCTGCATCTGCAGGACATATTCAATTTGCTATGGAGATAGTGAACTTGAAGGCATCGTTTACCAGGAAGCTAAACCCAGATGGGTTTAGCCCCATGCACCTTGCTTTGCAGAATGAGGACATGGTAATGGTGATGTGGCTCATAGATGTTGATGGAAGCCTCGTCCGTGTCAAAGGAAAAGGGGGTTTCACTCCTTTGCATCATGCAGCTGAAAATGGAAACTTGTCTATTTTGAGAGAATGTTTTACAGGTTGCCCCGAATCTATAAAAGATGTTACCTTCCAAGGCGACACTGCTTTACACATTGCAGTAAAGAAACACCAAAAGGATGCTTTTGAATTTTTGTTGATGGAATGGCTTAGGAGTTCTTCATTCGAAGATGCAGATTTTTGGGAAGTAGAGCTCCTCAACTGGAAAAACAAGGAAGGTAAAACCGTTCTGCACATTGCTGCTTCGGAGGATAGATGGGAAGATCGACATCAG GTGCTAAAAATGTTGCTGGGATGTCATGCTAGAACTGATATAAAAGATCTTGCTGGTTTGACGGCTATGGAAATCCTGAAAGGCCAAGTTGGATTAACGGAAAAACAAATTTGGAATATGCAAGTAGCCGGCGCAAGATTATCGTTTCCATtaatattattacatatattatataaaagaGTAATATCttcattaatattattatataaaagtgTGATATCTCCTAGACATTCAGTCCGTCAGGAAGCTCGGACATCGAGATTGAAGTCAAGGTCTTGGGTGTGGAAATTATTTCGGCGTAGGAAATGGAAATCAAGTGAGAGGCGCAATACAGAGCTGTTAGTTGACACGCTGATTTTAACAGCCATGTACCAGGCATCACTGAGTCCACCTGGTGGTCTTTGGCAGGGCACTGCAGATATTAATTTGCCTATTCGTGTCAGTAATTCTTCTACTTCTGTGGCAACTTCTCCACACTTCACGGGTACATCAGTAATGTCTCGGACCAACCTTCTTACATTTTGCATTGCATTCACTGGCTTGTTCACCCTTAACAGCTTGGCGAATAATTTCAAATCTTACGCAAGACTATAG